The Brassica napus cultivar Da-Ae chromosome C1, Da-Ae, whole genome shotgun sequence DNA segment tttttgtTCGTAAACTAGCActtaaggtcaaaagtcacaaaaatagcacttaatgttttatcaaaagtcacaaacttagggtttagagttaaagggtggagtttaggatttaaggtttagggtttagagtttagggtttagggtttagggtttagagttgagaaatgaggttttgggataagatttcaaattttgaaaaataaaaaaattaaaattttcgaaggataaacttagaaaggtgctattttggtcattttagtttttgagtgctatttttgtgatataaacttagaaagatgctattttggagattttccATTAATGATAAGGCCAAactgcaatatatatatactatgatGAATTGTATAACTTACTGCAGCATATCTCTCAACGAGAGGACGAAAGATGGGATCCTCAAGGAGAGCCTTGTCGGTTGGAAGTTGAAGAAGTCCTTCTTTCTCTCCGCTTAGTAACTCTCTGTTTTAACAACCATCAAAGAGCATCTGATTCAGCAAATCCAGAGCATGAAGAAACCTAAGGAGAGAAACTTGTCTTACTTGAAATAAGAGTTGTCAAAAATGAGAGGGTTTTGTGTCCATGGTCCTTCGAATCCGGAGCGTTCCTTGTGGCACCGACCCTGAAAGTGTAAAACAATAGTAAGCGCCAAAACTTAGAAAGAGGACATAGGTCTTTTGTTATTTATTGATCCAGCAGACAGACATACCAAGGTGTGTCCACCAGACAATGCAACAATATCTTTGTCACTGAGTCCCATCCGACCAAATACCTCTCTCAGATGATCCACCCCTGAATTACATAAAAAGAGACAATGACTATGTAAATATGATCTGATATGCCACTATTATTCAGACTATattgttataattttctttacaaCAGCTTTACCTTTGGTGGCTTGAGGTAGACGACCTTCAGGAGGTGGCTCAACTTTGTcctgaaataaaaagtttgcaTATCAGTTAAATCAAAGCTTAGAAGAATTCAAAAGAGAGGCGGATTTTCACTTTGATGGTGTATTTGACAAAACATCTGATCGTTTTATCACAAAGAAGTAGAACACTGATGACTCACCAATCTACCAGGATGAAAAGGAATCTCGGGTCCTCCAGTGATCTCAACAGCAACAACTCCAGCTAGCTACAGTAACCAATAAACATATGTTGATCAAGCCCTTAAACATACCTTAAAAACTCCTAATTAACACAACTTGATGGATCCCTTGCTAGATATTAGAGCTAAGGGAAATAAACTCAGAAATTAATTGAAATGTTACCTGGTAAAAATCAGCGTAGGACAAGATGGGGAACAAGTCCTTGATAGGCTCAAGAAGCCTGACAGCAATATCAAGACCATTGTTAGCATCATCAGCTAGCTCTTGTGGAAGCCTCATCGTCCCAAACGGTCCTCCCGTCTTCGTCTTCAAGTCATATGTCCCAGCCGAGTGCCATCTGATACACACATCATCACTCCTaagcaaaaataaatgaaaaaaaaaaagacagagaaTGGATTGGAACGAGTAAGAGAGGGGATGGATCATACGCAAGACGGAGAACGATGGGAGCACAGTGCTTCTCGGCGATAAGACCACGGAGCTTTCTCTTGCACCTCTGAACAGCTTTCTTGTACTCTTCCTTCACTTCCGGGTAACTCTTCTTCAccattttctcttctcttcgAACCAAGAAAGACTTGTATGTATAACTAGAACAGACTGTGATCGTTGCATTACGTTTTGCAATTCAATTTATAGAACTGGGAGATGATTCGAAATGAAGCTTCTAGTGTCAGTTAACTTTTAGAGAAGACGTGAGATGTACGGTCGATATTAACTCTTCCTTGGCGCGCTTTCTGGAAACCATGTGGAAGACAACGATACAAACCTTTTTCCAGGAGATTCCATGCCACGTTACATCCTGTCTTCTTTACTCAAAAGTCCTTTCGTActgtttattattttgaatttctcACTAGAATAATAATGGAACGGTTAATGTTTCATTAAAAGCAAAAACATAACGAAGCTTCCAAATTTAAACAAGATTTAAACAGACAATAAAAACTTGAGCATTGTCTTAAATTCAAACATTTGTCTGATAAAAACAAGGTAGCACAAGGATAAGAGTAAAAAGAGAAATGAAACTTGTTCATAGCTGAGCTTAATAATCCAACAACTCAAGACAAAAcagatataaaaccaaaaacattCCCTAAACATGATAGTGTTTTCAAGCAGATGATATTATTACTGGCTAGCACCGAGCCACTTGGTGAAGTTGTCAAACTCGGTGTAGTCACTGTCGGAAATCATTGTCTGGTACCACGACTTTCCTGCTGCCTTGATTGCCAATGCCTCCTCCTGTCAGATTAACATATTCAAACCAGAGTTATAAACTACGAACAGGCCATACTTCTACAGACACGAAACACACGAACTCAATCCATGAAAGCAAAGACATTTTGTTAATCACCCCCAAATGATCTCCATTGCAAATGACACGTATGATCATCTCGAATTCATAACTAGCAATTTATGAGACTACACCGCTAGAACACATTTAAGACCGTAAATGATATCTAAACTTGAATATCATCACAACTGTTGAAGTATGGCAAATACAAGCTATAGTTCAACAGACACAAACCACACGAACTCAGACCATAAAGCAAAGACACTTAGTTACTCATACCAAAAATGAGATCTCTAATGCAAGTGACCCATATGATCACAAACCAGAGTGGCAAAGATTATCTAACATCTTAGCAATATAATGTAAACACCAATCTCACAAACTAACAACAGACAATTGCAATAAATCGACTTGACAAACCCAAACTGAACAAATGAAAATGAAGTTACCTTGGTGACagtcttcctcttcttggtGAGCTTCTCCTTCTTAGCCTTAACCCTCTGCGCCTCAGCCAACAAAGACATCCTCTTAGCAGTCTTCGCATACGGGTTCAACTTGAGCATCACATTCAAATTCTTCAAAGGATTCTTCTTCATCACAGCCCTCTTCGCATCCTTCTTAATCGGCTTCACCACACTCTGCACCTCATCAGAGTTAATAATCCTCGCCAAGTCAGCATTCACCATCTTCGCCCTAGGAAGCACAtaccctttcttcttctccgagGGCTTCTCAAAAGACCCATAAATCCCCTCAAGCTTCTCGAAAGCAGACTTAGTCCAAATCACAAACCTCCCAAGGTGACCACCAGGTGCAAGCTTCAACAAGTTAAGCCTCTCCACGTGGCAAAGCTCAACACCGGGAAGGTTCCTAAAGGCCTTAACAATCTTGGCCCCTTCGGTTCCGTAAACCACAAGAGGACCTTTCCTAGAGATGTAACGACGGTTCCTCATCTTACCTACACCAGACCTAATCCCAATACTATCCTTCGCCTTCTCAGCATCATCATAAGCTCCAACCTGTTTCAACACCTTGATCGCCGCCGCCGTCTTCTCAACGGCCTCGGCGGAGTCGCTAACCACAAGAGGCATCTCGGGGACGTTCTCGATCTTGTGACCGCGAGCCATCACGAGCGCGGGAACAGCCGTGGCGGCGATGGCGGACACGATCGCGTGCCTCTTCATGTTGACGTTGACGCGGCGGTGCCAGCGGCGCCAGATCTTCGTCGGGGCGAACATGCGTCCGCCGCGACACATGTTTCCGAACGCAGCTTGGCCGGCGCGGTGAGTTCCGCCTCCGGGAACGCGGGGGATACGGGAGACGGCGCGACCGGTTCCCCAGGACTCGGCGGAGGTCTGGTGGCCGGCTTTCTTGGAGACGGCGTAGGGCTGGCGGCTGTTGTTGGAGATTTGGGCGTGGACGAAGTTGACGATGTCGGGGCGGACGGGGGCGGTCATGACGTCGGGGAGGACGACGGTGGAGGATTGATCGGTGGTCATGTCGCCGTCTAGGCCTTGGACGGTGACGAGGGGACgtgcggcggcggcggcggccatttttgatctattgagtTATTTTCTCTCTTCACTCACAGTCTCTAGACTCTTTGGAGACTTTCTAGGGTTTTCGCAGCTGCGCCTTAATATAACACATATATACTAGGGTTTCAGCTAACTACTGAGTAGGGACTGATTAATGGGCATTATAAAGCCCATTGCCCATATAGCCCAACTACTTTATTGGCCAATTAATAGGCCTTACAAAGCCCAATTATTCCTACGAGTTTATTTTTTACTTGATAAGGATTCATAGTTCCTACTATGTCTCGGTATTTCACTGTtacggtttcggttcggttcgggtcttTCAGGTTACTTCATAGTCCAGATAGTTTGGATAAAGAGCCAGAAAATCCATTTACTTCATGATCTGTTTCGGTTGGGGTTAAGTTTGGGTTCGGTTCAAGTAGTTTCGGATTTGGTTTGATTCGGTTCAGATAATAAAATTAGGTACCGGAAAACATCCAGAACAAAATTTGGTTCTAGTTTCAGTTTggttattttagaaaatttgagtAAATTATCGGGTATTTTGAGAGATTATCGAATAATTAGATGATTCGGCATTATTTtgagtatttcaaataaaatatccggatacttttgaatatttttggataatttcgGGTAATTCAGatactttttaaatatttttttttaaaatactttgatattttaatagacatttaaagtatatatacttGGCTATGTTATATGtagataattaatattttatacatatagtTCTCATTTTGGATTCAGTCTGGTTATTCAgatattgaaatataaaaagtgTTTGGGTATTCGAAGGTTTTGGTCCAAATTCGGTTTCGGCTATGtaggtttggttttggtttggaTCTTcggctatgtttttttttttttccaggccTAGTTCTTACCGTGTAAATGGGAGAGGTCAAGAGATGATGACAACCAAGAGAGCGATAATGATGTCAAGTGTGACTTGAAACGTACAAGATAAGAGGATGTTGGTAAATGTAGGCGGCATGGAGATGACAATGGTGAAAAGAGAAccagggaagaagaagaataggaTGGTCAGAAGCAGTTTGATAAGGGA contains these protein-coding regions:
- the LOC111199406 gene encoding L-ascorbate peroxidase 2, cytosolic, translating into MVKKSYPEVKEEYKKAVQRCKRKLRGLIAEKHCAPIVLRLAWHSAGTYDLKTKTGGPFGTMRLPQELADDANNGLDIAVRLLEPIKDLFPILSYADFYQLAGVVAVEITGGPEIPFHPGRLDKVEPPPEGRLPQATKGVDHLREVFGRMGLSDKDIVALSGGHTLGRCHKERSGFEGPWTQNPLIFDNSYFKELLSGEKEGLLQLPTDKALLEDPIFRPLVERYAADEDAFFEDYTKAHLKLSELGFADKE
- the LOC125580385 gene encoding 60S ribosomal protein L4-1, translating into MAAAAAARPLVTVQGLDGDMTTDQSSTVVLPDVMTAPVRPDIVNFVHAQISNNSRQPYAVSKKAGHQTSAESWGTGRAVSRIPRVPGGGTHRAGQAAFGNMCRGGRMFAPTKIWRRWHRRVNVNMKRHAIVSAIAATAVPALVMARGHKIENVPEMPLVVSDSAEAVEKTAAAIKVLKQVGAYDDAEKAKDSIGIRSGVGKMRNRRYISRKGPLVVYGTEGAKIVKAFRNLPGVELCHVERLNLLKLAPGGHLGRFVIWTKSAFEKLEGIYGSFEKPSEKKKGYVLPRAKMVNADLARIINSDEVQSVVKPIKKDAKRAVMKKNPLKNLNVMLKLNPYAKTAKRMSLLAEAQRVKAKKEKLTKKRKTVTKEEALAIKAAGKSWYQTMISDSDYTEFDNFTKWLGASQ